Proteins encoded within one genomic window of Campylobacter lari:
- the mrdA gene encoding penicillin-binding protein 2, protein MRMRLVMGFIACFFILLLARVYYISIKSNVYYEEIAKQNAIKTQFLAPVRGQILDVKGRPLAVNKLGFSISIKPYLYIKKKNRNLLEQELQVIVDAFPDLNITKLKRNYIKADSYYNQDYIEVVPFIEYDAMIKHFTKLNLRENMQVKSTTQRFYPYDALASHVIGYVGKANLNDMNENEIARLTSYVGRSGIERSYNEILQGQKGEKVSKVNALNKEIEELSYKKPTSSNITLSIDLDLQEYLASIFENLAGAAIVMDVKSGAILAAGSFPEYNLNPFVTGISQEEWDKLSNDLNHPFTNKLINGLYPPGSVIKMGTALAFLDSGKVNENHKYLCDSNFELGGRKFRCWKAIGHGYVDMTDAIRESCDVYFYKGALEVGIDIISSVFERIGFGAKTGVDLPNEFIGTVPNRIWKKEKYNQPWYQGETLNTSIGQGDFLATPMQVAKFTAMIATAKNITPHFLHSIDDNVTKVNFDNNESVFTTFELSKLPLLRRAMYEVANVDGGTTARFLRNSPITIAAKTGTAQVVGISQSEKKRIKEEDLEYFLRSHAWITSYAPYEKPQYVVVVLIEHGKSGSSAGGPVLAKIYQKLIDLGYIDKKYIKKKAK, encoded by the coding sequence ATGCGTATGCGTTTGGTGATGGGATTTATAGCTTGTTTTTTTATACTTTTACTTGCTAGAGTGTATTATATAAGCATTAAATCTAATGTTTATTATGAAGAAATAGCTAAACAAAATGCCATTAAAACGCAATTTTTAGCACCTGTAAGAGGGCAAATTTTAGATGTTAAAGGTAGGCCCTTAGCAGTAAATAAATTAGGTTTTTCAATCTCTATAAAGCCATATTTGTATATAAAAAAGAAAAACAGAAATCTTTTAGAGCAGGAATTGCAAGTTATAGTAGATGCTTTTCCTGATTTAAACATAACTAAATTAAAACGAAATTATATAAAAGCAGATTCTTATTATAATCAAGATTATATAGAAGTAGTTCCATTTATAGAATATGATGCTATGATTAAGCATTTTACTAAGCTTAATTTGCGTGAAAATATGCAAGTTAAATCTACTACTCAAAGATTTTATCCTTATGATGCTTTAGCTAGCCATGTTATAGGTTATGTTGGAAAAGCAAATTTAAACGATATGAATGAAAATGAAATTGCAAGATTAACTAGCTATGTAGGGCGTAGCGGTATAGAGCGTTCTTATAATGAAATTTTGCAAGGTCAAAAGGGTGAAAAGGTTAGCAAAGTAAATGCGTTAAATAAAGAAATAGAAGAACTTTCTTATAAAAAACCTACTTCAAGTAATATCACTTTAAGCATTGATCTTGATTTGCAAGAATACTTGGCTAGTATTTTTGAAAATTTAGCAGGCGCTGCTATAGTAATGGATGTAAAAAGTGGAGCTATTTTAGCAGCGGGTAGTTTTCCTGAATATAATCTCAATCCTTTTGTTACCGGTATTAGTCAAGAAGAATGGGATAAACTTTCTAATGATTTAAACCATCCTTTTACTAATAAACTCATTAATGGTCTTTATCCTCCAGGTTCAGTTATAAAAATGGGAACAGCTTTAGCATTTTTAGATAGTGGAAAAGTGAATGAAAATCATAAATATTTGTGTGATTCTAACTTTGAACTTGGTGGTAGAAAATTTAGATGTTGGAAGGCTATAGGTCATGGTTATGTAGATATGACAGATGCTATTAGAGAAAGCTGTGATGTATATTTTTATAAAGGAGCTTTGGAGGTTGGTATTGACATCATTAGTTCTGTTTTTGAAAGAATAGGTTTTGGTGCAAAAACAGGAGTAGATTTACCTAATGAATTTATAGGAACAGTTCCTAATAGAATTTGGAAAAAAGAAAAATACAATCAACCTTGGTATCAAGGTGAAACTTTAAATACAAGCATAGGTCAAGGTGATTTTCTTGCTACTCCTATGCAAGTGGCTAAATTTACAGCTATGATTGCTACGGCTAAAAATATCACACCGCATTTTTTACATAGTATTGATGATAATGTTACTAAGGTAAATTTTGACAATAATGAAAGTGTTTTTACGACTTTTGAATTATCAAAACTTCCACTTTTAAGGCGTGCGATGTATGAGGTGGCCAATGTTGATGGTGGAACTACAGCAAGATTTTTAAGAAATTCTCCTATTACTATAGCAGCCAAGACAGGAACAGCTCAAGTAGTTGGAATTTCCCAAAGTGAAAAAAAGCGTATTAAAGAAGAGGATTTAGAGTATTTTTTAAGATCTCATGCTTGGATTACTTCTTATGCGCCTTATGAAAAACCTCAATATGTAGTAGTAGTTTTAATCGAACATGGAAAAAGTGGTAGTAGCGCAGGCGGACCTGTACTTGCTAAAATTTATCAAAAACTTATAGATTTGGGTTATATTGATAAAAAATATATTAAGAAAAAAGCTAAATGA
- the tatB gene encoding Sec-independent protein translocase protein TatB has protein sequence MSFGEILVILVIAILVLGPEKLPSTIVEIAKILKAIKSNIDEAKASINKELKIAELKDEAQKYKDEFSQTNENIRKKLSFEEFDQLKEDILNNTKELKSEINDLEKDIQELSRVEEKTQKDEKNTQKMES, from the coding sequence ATGAGTTTTGGAGAAATTTTAGTTATTTTAGTTATAGCTATTTTAGTTCTTGGGCCTGAAAAACTACCTTCAACTATAGTTGAAATTGCAAAAATTTTAAAAGCCATTAAAAGTAATATTGATGAAGCAAAAGCAAGTATCAATAAAGAATTAAAAATAGCAGAGTTAAAAGATGAAGCACAAAAATACAAAGATGAATTTTCACAAACGAACGAAAATATCAGAAAAAAACTGAGTTTTGAAGAATTTGATCAACTCAAAGAAGATATTTTAAATAATACCAAAGAGTTAAAAAGTGAAATTAATGATTTAGAAAAAGATATACAAGAACTTTCGCGTGTAGAAGAAAAAACTCAAAAAGATGAAAAAAATACTCAAAAAATGGAAAGCTAA
- the queA gene encoding tRNA preQ1(34) S-adenosylmethionine ribosyltransferase-isomerase QueA encodes MKTIDKDLLLSSYDYDLPNELIANFPILPKENAKLLVYERCKDQILHLHFKDLAKILPPCEIIFNDTKVIKARIYGFKESGSKIELFINHPLKNNDFLVQIRGKVKEGQILYFENSLKAKIKKLHDDGTREVEFFNDEKKFNHHEVFEILEKIGHIPLPPYIKRADEAQDNINYQSIFAKNQGAVAAPTASLHFDEAMIKELKKNHNIHTITLHVGAGTFKGVECEDIREHKMHSEFFYVDDETCALINSSKKILGVGTTVTRCIEYYHRKKLKEGFCDLFLHPQNTPQRLDFLLTNFHLPKSTLIMLVASFIGREKTLELYHEAIKNKYRFYSYGDGMLII; translated from the coding sequence ATGAAAACGATTGATAAAGATCTTTTGCTTTCTAGTTATGATTATGATTTACCTAATGAACTTATAGCAAATTTTCCTATCTTACCCAAGGAGAATGCTAAACTTTTAGTTTATGAAAGATGTAAAGATCAAATTTTACATTTACATTTTAAGGACTTAGCTAAAATTTTACCACCTTGTGAAATTATCTTTAATGACACTAAAGTAATAAAAGCAAGAATTTATGGATTTAAAGAAAGTGGTAGCAAAATAGAACTTTTCATTAATCACCCTTTAAAAAATAATGATTTTTTAGTTCAAATTCGTGGTAAGGTTAAAGAAGGACAAATTTTATATTTTGAAAATTCTTTAAAAGCTAAAATCAAAAAATTACACGATGATGGCACAAGAGAAGTAGAATTTTTTAATGATGAAAAAAAATTCAATCATCATGAAGTTTTTGAAATTTTAGAAAAAATAGGCCATATACCTTTACCACCATATATTAAAAGAGCAGATGAAGCACAAGATAACATTAACTATCAAAGCATTTTTGCCAAAAATCAAGGTGCGGTTGCTGCACCCACTGCAAGCTTGCACTTTGATGAAGCAATGATAAAAGAACTTAAAAAAAATCATAATATCCATACTATCACACTTCATGTTGGTGCGGGAACTTTTAAAGGTGTAGAATGCGAAGATATACGCGAGCATAAAATGCATTCAGAATTTTTCTATGTTGATGATGAAACTTGTGCTTTGATTAATTCTTCTAAAAAAATACTTGGTGTAGGCACCACAGTTACTCGTTGCATAGAGTATTATCATAGAAAAAAATTAAAAGAAGGTTTTTGTGATTTGTTTTTACACCCACAAAATACCCCACAAAGACTTGATTTTTTACTCACTAATTTTCACTTACCAAAATCAACTCTTATTATGCTTGTGGCCTCTTTTATAGGTAGAGAAAAAACTTTAGAACTTTACCATGAAGCTATAAAAAACAAATATCGTTTTTATTCTTATGGCGATGGAATGCTAATCATTTAG
- a CDS encoding RNA pyrophosphohydrolase, producing MEKEKKYRPNVAAIVLSSAYPFECKILLAKRNDMENIWQFPQGGIDEGEDAKSALFRELKEEIGTDEIEILAEHPEWISYDFPPKVAQKMYPYDGQNQKYFLVRLKNKAIVNLNTKNPEFDAYKFASLEDVYDMINHFKKPIYIRVLKYFKERGYI from the coding sequence ATGGAAAAAGAAAAAAAATATAGGCCAAATGTAGCCGCAATAGTGCTATCATCAGCTTATCCTTTTGAATGTAAAATTTTACTCGCTAAACGCAATGATATGGAAAATATATGGCAGTTTCCTCAAGGTGGAATAGATGAGGGAGAGGATGCTAAAAGTGCGTTATTTAGAGAATTAAAAGAAGAAATAGGTACAGATGAGATTGAAATTTTAGCCGAACATCCTGAATGGATTAGTTATGATTTTCCACCTAAGGTTGCACAAAAAATGTATCCTTATGATGGTCAAAATCAAAAATATTTTTTAGTTAGATTAAAAAACAAAGCTATTGTTAATCTAAATACTAAAAATCCTGAATTTGATGCTTATAAATTTGCTTCATTAGAAGATGTGTATGATATGATTAATCATTTTAAAAAGCCTATATATATTAGAGTTTTAAAATATTTTAAAGAAAGGGGGTATATTTAA
- a CDS encoding permease — MEKLFFIFKDFLILFVEISILFILVSMLIAYLNERYAKFFNEHLKKDSFVSYIKAILLGSLTPFCSCSSIPLLNAFLKAKVPLGVCIAYLITSPLINPIIVVMFVVSFGLKISLFYVGFLFSVILFIAFCVSKINTQRFFNEDFLKNDLEQTSKCCSNDTSKSLCCEKPSSIFVKNSKISSKILKFKTKTKENKIKILFMQSFNEYKKILPYIIIGMGIGAFIHGFFPQDFFQNYMKDYGVLGVFIAAFIGVLLYMNCTAMIPVALALTTSGIPLGIMMSFLIAGAGCSLPELILLKRIFKTSFLFLFAGMIVFIAISFGLLMFFI; from the coding sequence ATGGAAAAGTTATTTTTTATTTTTAAAGATTTTTTGATTTTATTTGTTGAAATTTCTATTTTATTTATATTAGTTAGTATGCTCATTGCTTATCTTAATGAGCGTTATGCTAAATTTTTCAATGAACATTTAAAGAAAGATTCTTTTGTAAGTTATATAAAGGCTATTCTTTTGGGTAGCTTAACTCCCTTTTGTTCATGTTCAAGCATACCACTTTTAAATGCATTTTTAAAAGCTAAAGTACCACTTGGAGTATGCATAGCTTATTTGATAACTTCGCCTTTAATTAATCCTATTATAGTAGTGATGTTTGTAGTAAGTTTTGGCTTAAAAATCTCTTTATTTTATGTGGGATTTTTATTTAGCGTGATTTTATTTATTGCTTTTTGTGTTTCAAAAATAAACACTCAAAGATTTTTTAATGAAGACTTTTTAAAAAATGATTTAGAGCAAACTTCAAAGTGTTGTTCTAATGATACTTCTAAAAGTTTATGCTGTGAAAAACCTAGCTCTATTTTTGTTAAAAATTCTAAAATTAGCAGTAAAATTTTAAAATTTAAGACTAAAACAAAAGAAAATAAAATCAAAATATTATTTATGCAAAGCTTTAATGAATACAAAAAAATTCTGCCATATATTATTATTGGTATGGGTATTGGGGCTTTTATACACGGCTTTTTTCCGCAAGATTTTTTTCAAAATTATATGAAAGATTATGGGGTATTGGGTGTATTTATAGCAGCATTTATAGGGGTTTTGCTTTATATGAATTGCACTGCTATGATTCCTGTAGCACTAGCTTTAACTACCAGTGGAATTCCGCTTGGTATAATGATGAGTTTTTTAATAGCAGGAGCAGGGTGTTCTTTACCTGAGCTTATTTTGCTTAAAAGAATTTTTAAAACAAGCTTTTTGTTTTTATTTGCAGGTATGATTGTTTTTATTGCAATTAGTTTTGGACTTTTAATGTTTTTTATATAA
- a CDS encoding ArsR/SmtB family transcription factor, with amino-acid sequence MQEFLKITSAINDESRILILAFLQKYGKLCVCDLQSSLNMSQSRLSRHLKILKEANFLEVDRQGVWAYYGVKENLNNFCSDILKNINELSIKLPEFKRISCECKA; translated from the coding sequence ATGCAAGAATTTTTAAAAATAACAAGTGCAATTAACGATGAAAGCAGGATTTTAATCCTAGCTTTTTTACAAAAATATGGAAAACTTTGTGTGTGTGATTTGCAAAGCTCTTTAAATATGAGTCAATCAAGGCTTTCAAGACATTTAAAAATTTTAAAAGAAGCTAATTTTTTAGAAGTAGATAGACAGGGTGTTTGGGCGTATTATGGAGTAAAAGAAAATTTAAATAATTTTTGCAGCGATATATTAAAAAATATCAATGAACTTTCTATAAAGCTTCCTGAATTTAAAAGAATTTCTTGTGAATGCAAAGCTTAA
- the tatC gene encoding twin-arginine translocase subunit TatC codes for MFEELKPHLVELRKRLFISVACVVVMFFVCFSFNSYIIDILKAPVEAALPEISKQMTFVELQEPLFTAMKVSFFTAFLISLPVIFWQFWKFVAPGLYDNEKRLVVPFVSFASIMFALGALFCYYIVIPLAFKFLIDFGVQTQDFKPLISIGLYVGFFTKLVVAFGLAFEMPVITFFFAKLGLIDDAFLKKHFRVSVLVIFVFSAMMTPPDIISQFLMAVPLCGLYGISIYIAKKVNPSQKENDEND; via the coding sequence ATGTTTGAAGAATTAAAACCGCATTTAGTAGAACTTAGAAAAAGATTATTTATAAGCGTAGCTTGTGTTGTTGTAATGTTTTTTGTATGCTTTAGTTTTAATAGTTATATCATAGATATACTAAAAGCACCCGTTGAAGCAGCCTTACCTGAAATTTCAAAACAAATGACTTTCGTTGAATTACAAGAGCCTTTATTTACTGCAATGAAAGTTTCATTTTTTACAGCTTTTTTAATTTCTTTACCGGTTATTTTTTGGCAGTTTTGGAAATTCGTAGCACCAGGACTTTATGATAATGAAAAAAGACTAGTAGTGCCTTTTGTAAGCTTTGCTAGCATTATGTTTGCGCTTGGAGCTTTGTTTTGTTATTATATAGTCATACCTTTGGCTTTTAAATTTTTAATTGATTTTGGGGTGCAAACTCAAGATTTTAAACCTTTAATCAGCATAGGCTTGTATGTGGGATTTTTTACTAAACTTGTAGTTGCCTTTGGCTTAGCGTTTGAAATGCCTGTGATAACCTTTTTCTTTGCCAAACTTGGACTTATTGATGATGCATTTTTAAAAAAACACTTTAGGGTTTCAGTTTTAGTGATTTTTGTTTTTTCAGCTATGATGACACCACCTGATATAATCTCACAATTTTTAATGGCCGTTCCTTTGTGCGGGCTTTATGGAATTTCTATTTACATAGCCAAAAAAGTTAATCCTAGTCAAAAAGAAAATGATGAAAACGATTGA
- the lptA gene encoding lipopolysaccharide transport periplasmic protein LptA: MVFRAIIFLCLLNLFAFSAQKIEVYAKDFYLDEKNETSILTGDVEVKKGKDILNSQKLVIYMKNKQPIKYIATKDAKFKIMMKDKIYHGSGDEFVYNVAKDTYEINGNAKIIEVQSKKELIGDKIIVDRKNMTYRVVSKDKKPAKFVFEVKE; this comes from the coding sequence ATGGTTTTTAGAGCAATAATTTTTTTGTGTTTGTTAAATTTATTTGCATTTAGTGCTCAAAAAATAGAAGTTTATGCTAAAGATTTTTATTTGGATGAGAAAAATGAAACGAGCATATTAACCGGTGATGTGGAAGTAAAAAAAGGTAAAGATATTTTAAATTCGCAAAAATTAGTCATTTATATGAAAAATAAACAACCCATTAAGTATATAGCTACTAAAGATGCTAAATTTAAAATTATGATGAAAGATAAGATTTATCATGGAAGTGGTGATGAGTTTGTTTATAATGTAGCTAAAGATACATATGAAATTAATGGTAATGCAAAAATTATAGAAGTGCAGTCAAAAAAAGAGCTTATAGGTGATAAAATTATAGTAGATAGAAAAAATATGACTTATAGAGTAGTTAGTAAAGATAAAAAACCTGCTAAATTTGTATTTGAAGTAAAAGAATGA
- a CDS encoding HAD hydrolase family protein gives MIELIFLDVDGCLTDGKIIYTQNYGEIKEFNVKDGAAIEAWQKLGKKVAIITGRTSECVYFRARDLKIDLVYQGISDKLTCAKEILEKLNLDFSQCAAIGDYYNDMSLLEAVAYSFKPKDAHKALKTDKVLNRKGGNGAVSEMIEILIEHNNMQAQWDKLWR, from the coding sequence ATGATAGAGCTTATTTTTTTAGATGTAGATGGTTGTCTAACAGATGGTAAAATCATCTACACACAAAATTATGGTGAAATTAAAGAGTTTAATGTAAAAGATGGTGCAGCAATTGAGGCTTGGCAAAAGCTTGGCAAAAAAGTTGCTATTATTACAGGCAGGACTAGCGAGTGTGTGTATTTTAGAGCTAGAGATTTAAAAATTGATCTAGTATATCAAGGTATTAGTGATAAATTAACTTGCGCTAAAGAAATTTTAGAAAAATTAAATTTAGACTTTTCTCAATGTGCTGCTATTGGGGATTATTATAATGATATGAGCTTACTTGAAGCAGTTGCTTATAGTTTTAAGCCAAAAGATGCGCATAAGGCTTTAAAAACTGATAAAGTTTTAAACAGAAAAGGTGGTAATGGAGCAGTGAGTGAGATGATAGAAATTTTAATTGAACATAATAATATGCAAGCTCAATGGGATAAACTTTGGCGATAA
- a CDS encoding septal ring lytic transglycosylase RlpA family protein, with protein MQKSKLLKNYQKTLIQKSLVVSCVGVLFSACSMVPISTPTVYYPERDFKSIKHNNTGLKGTMKPYTINGKTYYPTVVEVGETADGIASWYGPGFHGKKTSNGETYDQHAYTAAHKTLPMNTIVKVTNLKNHRQTTVRINDRGPFVAGRIIDLSNMAARDIDMIQAGTAPVRLEVIGFGTSANSGSVHTNSNLGSSGEIADSGHIFQGGAFMVQIGAFRNKSGAELIASRYKNYNSYTSTIQTSAKDGLHRVFLKGFRSEQEARDFVDGGSFPGAFIVRE; from the coding sequence ATGCAAAAATCAAAACTACTCAAAAATTACCAAAAAACTCTCATACAAAAGTCGTTAGTCGTTAGTTGTGTAGGGGTTTTATTTAGTGCTTGTAGTATGGTGCCTATTAGCACACCTACTGTGTATTATCCAGAAAGAGATTTTAAAAGTATAAAGCATAATAATACAGGCTTAAAAGGCACTATGAAACCTTATACTATTAATGGTAAAACATATTATCCAACCGTAGTAGAAGTAGGTGAGACTGCTGATGGTATAGCTAGTTGGTATGGACCGGGCTTTCATGGTAAAAAAACTTCCAATGGTGAAACTTATGATCAACATGCTTATACAGCAGCTCATAAAACTTTACCTATGAATACTATAGTAAAGGTAACTAATTTAAAAAATCATCGTCAAACTACCGTAAGAATAAATGATAGAGGACCTTTTGTAGCAGGTAGGATTATAGATTTATCTAATATGGCCGCAAGAGATATTGATATGATTCAAGCAGGAACGGCTCCTGTAAGACTTGAAGTAATTGGTTTTGGAACAAGTGCAAATTCAGGTTCAGTGCATACTAATTCTAATTTAGGTAGCAGTGGGGAGATTGCTGATAGTGGCCATATTTTCCAAGGTGGAGCTTTTATGGTGCAAATTGGGGCATTTAGAAATAAAAGTGGCGCAGAGTTAATAGCAAGTAGATATAAAAATTATAATTCTTATACTTCAACAATACAAACAAGTGCTAAAGATGGTTTACATAGAGTATTTTTAAAAGGCTTTAGAAGCGAGCAAGAAGCAAGGGATTTTGTTGATGGTGGTTCTTTTCCCGGTGCGTTTATAGTAAGAGAGTAA
- the hemW gene encoding radical SAM family heme chaperone HemW yields the protein MHLYIHIPFCESKCFYCSFTSLKKKDFEKDYLNALMQDIKYQLDFFMLDKNSIKTIFIGGGTPSLMSVNFYEKIFIFLQSYLQKNNEISIEANPNSSNFSWLKEIKNLGFNRISFGVQSFHEKKLQFLGRIHDQKNIFTSIENAKKAGFNNINLDLIYDTKLDDSKMLDYEISKLALIDISHVSAYNLTIEEKTRFAKKFHYKKNAPRLAKHFIKAIENLGYKQYEISNFGQICKHNLAYWQGKDYIGCGLSAVGFSKNQRFYTKKSLKDYIANPCFREVENLNSKDLCLEHIFLGLRSIIGVDETKLEPLEKEKAMFLSKKGKLVYKNGIFYNTNYLLSDELALYIST from the coding sequence ATGCATTTATATATACATATACCATTTTGCGAAAGTAAATGTTTTTATTGTTCTTTTACTTCACTTAAAAAAAAGGACTTTGAAAAAGATTATTTAAATGCTTTAATGCAAGATATAAAATATCAACTAGATTTTTTTATGCTGGATAAAAATTCCATAAAAACTATTTTTATAGGTGGTGGTACTCCTAGTTTAATGAGTGTTAATTTTTATGAAAAAATTTTTATTTTTTTGCAAAGTTATTTACAAAAAAATAATGAAATAAGTATAGAAGCAAATCCTAACTCAAGCAATTTTTCTTGGCTTAAAGAGATAAAAAATTTAGGTTTTAACCGCATTTCTTTTGGGGTGCAAAGTTTTCATGAAAAAAAATTACAATTCCTTGGGCGTATTCATGATCAAAAAAACATTTTTACAAGTATAGAAAACGCAAAAAAAGCAGGATTTAATAATATAAATTTAGACTTAATTTATGATACAAAACTCGATGATAGTAAAATGCTTGATTATGAAATTTCTAAACTCGCTTTAATTGATATTAGCCATGTGAGTGCTTATAATTTAACTATAGAAGAAAAGACAAGATTTGCTAAAAAATTTCATTATAAAAAAAACGCTCCACGCCTTGCAAAACATTTTATCAAAGCAATTGAAAATCTTGGTTATAAACAATATGAAATCAGTAATTTTGGACAAATTTGCAAACATAATCTTGCTTATTGGCAAGGAAAAGACTATATAGGATGTGGTTTAAGTGCAGTAGGATTTTCAAAAAATCAAAGATTTTATACTAAAAAAAGTTTAAAAGATTATATAGCAAATCCTTGTTTTAGGGAGGTTGAAAATTTAAATTCAAAAGATTTGTGTTTAGAACATATTTTTCTAGGACTTAGAAGCATTATAGGAGTGGATGAAACAAAGCTAGAACCTTTAGAAAAAGAAAAGGCAATGTTTCTTAGCAAAAAAGGGAAATTAGTATATAAAAATGGAATTTTTTATAATACTAATTATCTTTTAAGCGATGAACTAGCTTTGTATATTAGCACTTAA
- the yihA gene encoding ribosome biogenesis GTP-binding protein YihA/YsxC, producing the protein MILNAKFLTSASKINEAPQPIYTEIAFLGRSNVGKSSLINTLCKNKNLAKSSSTPGKTQLINFFEVDCKKDEDKFKLMFIDLPGFGYAKVSKKTKAIWNKNLDEFLKERSSIKLFIHLIDSRHENLDIDANLDLYLDSFIRADQKKIIVYTKADKLNQSQKAKILNVNKNAILVSNLKKSGIDKLEQKIILESLGFNEE; encoded by the coding sequence ATGATATTAAATGCTAAATTTTTAACTTCTGCTTCTAAAATAAATGAAGCTCCACAGCCTATATATACTGAAATTGCATTTTTAGGCCGCTCTAATGTAGGAAAAAGTTCTTTGATTAATACTCTTTGTAAGAATAAAAATTTAGCAAAAAGTTCTTCAACTCCAGGCAAAACCCAACTCATTAATTTTTTTGAAGTTGATTGTAAAAAAGATGAGGATAAATTTAAATTGATGTTTATTGATTTACCTGGTTTTGGTTATGCTAAAGTGAGCAAAAAAACTAAGGCTATTTGGAATAAAAATTTAGATGAGTTTTTAAAAGAGCGTAGTTCTATCAAACTTTTTATTCATCTAATAGATTCAAGACATGAAAATTTAGATATTGATGCAAATTTGGATTTGTATTTAGATTCTTTTATTAGAGCTGATCAAAAAAAAATAATAGTTTATACAAAAGCAGATAAGCTCAATCAAAGTCAAAAAGCAAAAATTTTAAATGTAAATAAAAATGCCATTTTAGTTTCAAATTTGAAAAAAAGTGGTATTGATAAATTAGAACAAAAAATTATTTTAGAGAGCTTAGGTTTTAATGAGGAGTAG
- a CDS encoding lytic transglycosylase domain-containing protein — protein MKKNFIFFILVLLCLNAKALQVTPEYYTQQAQILRNLDIEASYLSDMLFLEFKESSLNMHSKTLVDTMREFYKITPIIRKILEKENIPQEFLYLAIVESGLKIHSVSRTKAVGVWQFMKPTAQTLGLRIDPYVDERRDLVKSTYAAIAYLKQLKEQFGKWYLAILAYNCGDGKLRQAIKKAKSDDLRILLDPDKKYLPLETRIFIRKILTMAFLANNNDFLISQDSALLNYALSSEVKKIPVPPSVSLRELAKVAKMSYNEFKRYNPHFNYDFTPPDKKDYYMYIPLSKSVAVENALENVKLAKVDTTIPHTKIYIVKKGDSLYTIAKKHKISVESIKEYNKIKGNLININQKLVLKIKENNNAKIKTTQKLPKNSHTKVVSR, from the coding sequence ATGAAAAAAAACTTTATATTTTTTATATTAGTATTATTATGTTTAAATGCTAAAGCCTTGCAGGTAACTCCTGAATATTATACTCAGCAAGCTCAAATTCTAAGAAATTTAGACATAGAAGCAAGCTATCTTAGTGATATGTTATTTTTAGAATTTAAAGAATCTTCTTTAAATATGCATTCTAAAACTTTAGTTGATACCATGAGAGAATTTTATAAAATCACTCCAATTATCCGTAAAATTTTAGAAAAAGAAAATATTCCTCAAGAATTTTTATATTTGGCAATTGTAGAATCTGGTTTAAAAATTCATAGTGTTTCTAGAACTAAAGCAGTAGGTGTTTGGCAGTTTATGAAGCCAACAGCACAAACTTTAGGTTTAAGAATAGATCCTTATGTTGATGAGAGAAGAGATTTAGTCAAATCAACTTATGCAGCCATTGCTTATTTAAAGCAATTAAAAGAGCAGTTTGGAAAATGGTATTTAGCAATTTTAGCTTATAATTGTGGTGATGGTAAATTACGCCAAGCTATAAAAAAAGCAAAAAGTGATGATTTAAGAATCTTGCTTGATCCTGATAAGAAATATTTACCATTGGAAACTAGAATTTTTATTAGAAAAATTCTTACTATGGCATTTTTGGCTAATAATAATGATTTTTTGATTTCACAAGATAGTGCTTTGCTTAATTATGCTCTATCGAGTGAAGTTAAAAAAATACCTGTTCCACCAAGTGTTTCTTTAAGAGAGCTTGCTAAAGTAGCTAAGATGTCTTATAATGAATTTAAGCGTTATAATCCACATTTTAATTATGACTTTACTCCGCCTGATAAAAAAGATTATTATATGTATATTCCTTTAAGTAAAAGTGTGGCTGTGGAAAATGCATTAGAGAATGTAAAGCTAGCTAAAGTGGATACAACTATTCCGCATACAAAAATTTATATAGTAAAAAAGGGTGATAGTCTTTATACTATTGCAAAAAAACATAAAATTAGTGTTGAAAGCATTAAAGAATATAATAAAATCAAAGGAAACTTGATTAATATTAATCAAAAACTTGTGTTAAAAATTAAGGAGAATAACAATGCAAAAATCAAAACTACTCAAAAATTACCAAAAAACTCTCATACAAAAGTCGTTAGTCGTTAG